The Phyllopteryx taeniolatus isolate TA_2022b chromosome 7, UOR_Ptae_1.2, whole genome shotgun sequence genome has a segment encoding these proteins:
- the rasl11b gene encoding ras-like protein family member 11B codes for MRLIHNMTTIAECATPDYSRPNRALKIAVIGGGGVGKTALVVRFLTRRFIGDYERNAGNLYSREVQVDGEQVSLQVQDTPGVEMSDNGAVLPDHVSCSLQWADAVVLVYSVTDRRSFDLVSQLHQRVTRCGNGGGGPPVVLLANKADLLHLRRVDPQQGPLLATTLGCAFYEVSASEDYSQVHDAFHRLCCQLAKQRPPQSVPPAPAEKRRPKSPNMQDLKRRFKQALSAKVRTVTSV; via the exons ATGCGTTTAATCCACAACATGACGACCATCGCGGAGTGCGCGACGCCGGACTACTCGCGACCAAACCGGGCTCTGAAAATAGCCGTGATAGGGGGAGGCGGCGTGGGCAAAACCG CGCTCGTCGTTCGCTTTCTGACGAGGAGATTCATTGGAGACTACGAGAGGAATGCTG GCAACCTGTACTCGAGAGAGGTCCAGGTGGACGGCGAGCAAGTCAGCCTCCAGGTTCAGGACACGCCCGGTGTAGAG ATGAGCGACAACGGCGCAGTCCTCCCCGACCACGTGTCGTGCTCCCTGCAGTGGGCCGACGCCGTGGTGCTGGTGTACTCCGTCACGGATCGCCGCAGCTTCGACCTGGTGTCGCAGTTGCATCAACGCGTGACTCGCTGCGGTAATGGCGGCGGCGGGCCCCCTGTGGTCCTGTTGGCCAACAAGGCGGACCTGCTACACCTGCGCCGCGTGGACCCCCAGCAGGGCCCCCTGCTGGCCACCACGCTGGGCTGCGCCTTCTATGAGGTGTCGGCCAGCGAGGACTACAGCCAGGTGCACGACGCCTTCCACCGGCTGTGCTGTCAGCTGGCCAAGCAGCGGCCCCCGCAGTCGGTGCCGCCCGCGCCCGCCGAGAAGCGGCGGCCCAAGTCGCCCAACATGCAGGACCTGAAGAGGCGCTTCAAGCAGGCGCTCTCCGCCAAGGTCCGGACGGTCACCTCCGTGTGA